From the genome of Elusimicrobiales bacterium, one region includes:
- the dxs gene encoding 1-deoxy-D-xylulose-5-phosphate synthase — MPENILPEISSPAELRRLRPELLPRVCREIREKIISAISKNGGHLGSSLGAADLIVALHYVFDTPQDRLVFDTGHQAYAHKLLTGRYGRFDGIRTKGGISGFLRRDESEYDCFGAGHASTALSAALGMAAARDRKGENRKVVAIVSDGCMTGGMAYEALQNAGHLGTDMLVILNDNQMFISHRVGQLGAFLTRLMSAGSLKNAEQRVEAFLNRFDFWGASLLRVAKRTKVLLFPGMLFEEMGFAYLGPVNGHDVGKLVEILGRIKEMRGPVVLHVATVKGKGYAPAEARPIDYHGLGIFDKVTGAPEPAPAGAAPSFTKVFAQTLVKLAETDPRITAITAAMPEGTGLDLFRDRMPERFYDVGIAEEHAVTFAAGLACEGMRPVVALYSSFSQRAYDQMLHDVCLQKLPVVLALDRAGIVGEDGPTHHGVFDLSLFRNIPNLAVIAPADENELQHALKTALAAESPCVLRYPRGAGFGAAMDKEPQPLPWGKGVWLKRGDAATIIAAGNRVHPSLEAARLLEDKGISCGVINVRFIKPLDEEIIAEAASAGPVITVEDNMLAGGFGSAVLEAFCARGLRPKTLRLGIPDIFVTHGRQRELFDELDLSAGKIAARAAAFIEETSREKTR, encoded by the coding sequence ATGCCTGAGAACATACTGCCGGAAATATCCTCGCCCGCGGAGCTGCGCCGGCTGCGCCCGGAGCTGCTGCCCCGGGTCTGCCGCGAAATCCGCGAGAAAATAATCAGCGCCATCAGCAAAAACGGCGGGCATCTGGGCTCCAGCCTCGGCGCGGCGGATTTGATTGTGGCGCTGCATTACGTTTTTGACACCCCGCAGGACAGGCTGGTTTTTGACACGGGGCATCAGGCCTACGCGCACAAGCTGCTCACCGGCAGATACGGCAGGTTTGACGGCATTCGCACAAAGGGCGGCATCTCCGGGTTCCTGCGCCGCGACGAGTCCGAATACGACTGTTTCGGGGCGGGGCATGCCTCCACCGCCCTTTCGGCGGCGCTGGGCATGGCCGCCGCGCGCGACCGCAAGGGTGAAAACCGCAAGGTGGTGGCCATAGTCTCCGACGGGTGCATGACCGGCGGCATGGCCTACGAGGCTTTGCAGAACGCCGGCCATCTGGGAACGGACATGCTGGTGATTCTCAACGACAACCAGATGTTTATCTCTCACCGGGTGGGGCAGCTGGGCGCTTTCCTGACCAGGCTGATGAGCGCCGGCTCGCTTAAAAACGCCGAGCAGCGGGTGGAAGCCTTCCTGAACCGCTTCGATTTCTGGGGCGCCAGCCTGCTGCGCGTGGCAAAGCGCACCAAGGTGCTGCTGTTTCCGGGAATGCTCTTTGAGGAGATGGGGTTCGCCTACCTGGGCCCCGTGAACGGCCACGACGTAGGCAAGCTGGTGGAGATACTGGGCCGCATAAAAGAGATGCGCGGCCCGGTGGTGCTGCATGTGGCTACAGTGAAGGGCAAAGGCTACGCCCCGGCGGAGGCCCGTCCCATAGACTATCACGGCCTGGGGATTTTTGACAAGGTAACAGGCGCGCCGGAGCCTGCCCCCGCCGGCGCCGCGCCCAGCTTCACCAAGGTGTTTGCGCAAACGCTTGTGAAACTGGCCGAGACTGACCCGCGCATAACCGCCATCACCGCCGCCATGCCCGAAGGCACCGGACTGGACCTGTTCCGCGACAGAATGCCGGAGCGGTTCTACGACGTAGGCATCGCCGAGGAGCATGCCGTTACTTTCGCCGCCGGACTTGCCTGCGAGGGGATGAGGCCGGTGGTCGCGCTGTATTCGTCTTTTTCGCAGCGCGCCTACGACCAGATGCTCCACGACGTGTGCCTTCAGAAGCTGCCGGTCGTGCTGGCGCTGGACCGCGCCGGCATAGTGGGCGAGGACGGCCCCACCCATCACGGGGTGTTTGATTTAAGCCTGTTCCGCAATATCCCGAATCTGGCCGTCATCGCGCCCGCCGACGAGAACGAGTTGCAGCACGCGCTTAAAACCGCCCTGGCGGCGGAGTCGCCCTGCGTGCTGCGCTACCCGCGCGGCGCGGGCTTTGGCGCCGCCATGGACAAGGAGCCGCAGCCGCTGCCCTGGGGCAAGGGGGTCTGGCTCAAGCGCGGCGATGCCGCCACCATAATCGCCGCCGGAAACCGGGTTCACCCCTCGCTTGAGGCGGCGCGGCTGCTGGAGGACAAAGGCATAAGCTGCGGCGTCATAAACGTCCGCTTTATAAAGCCGCTGGACGAGGAGATTATCGCCGAGGCCGCCTCCGCCGGGCCGGTGATTACCGTGGAGGACAATATGCTGGCGGGGGGATTTGGCTCCGCCGTGCTGGAGGCGTTCTGCGCGCGCGGCCTGCGCCCGAAAACGCTGCGGCTGGGAATACCGGACATATTCGTAACCCACGGACGGCAGCGCGAGCTTTTTGACGAGCTGGATTTGTCCGCCGGGAAAATAGCGGCGCGCGCCGCGGCTTTTATTGAGGAGACTTCACGTGAAAAAACCCGTTGA